The following coding sequences are from one Paenibacillus stellifer window:
- a CDS encoding GNAT family N-acetyltransferase, with protein MESFLKIAKAVPEDSLLISSIIQRSFKDQAVMLDISEEQFPHYVAFEHEPAARSRINGTQVNLLYLGEKAIGTVGLRASGNQGSIEHLAVLPEYRGSKYGEYLITEAEKSLSALGCTSVVLSIVAAFTGLRTFYERLGYRCRHVRTFATLPFEVQFLTKSLNRTLNSSSPNLSPSSPGPGTAPPPPRSGL; from the coding sequence TTGGAAAGTTTTCTGAAAATAGCAAAAGCCGTCCCGGAGGACAGCCTTCTCATCTCCTCAATAATCCAGCGCTCTTTTAAAGATCAGGCGGTCATGTTGGATATTAGCGAAGAACAATTTCCCCATTACGTTGCTTTTGAGCATGAGCCGGCAGCACGCTCCAGAATTAATGGTACTCAAGTAAATCTGTTATATCTCGGCGAAAAAGCTATCGGGACCGTTGGCCTCCGTGCATCCGGTAACCAAGGCTCGATCGAACACCTCGCCGTTTTGCCGGAATACCGGGGCAGCAAGTATGGCGAGTATTTGATAACCGAAGCAGAGAAAAGCTTGTCTGCCCTTGGCTGTACATCGGTTGTTCTCTCCATTGTCGCAGCATTTACCGGACTAAGAACTTTTTATGAGCGTCTTGGCTACCGGTGCAGGCATGTCCGAACTTTTGCCACGCTGCCTTTTGAGGTTCAATTTCTGACCAAAAGTCTTAATCGAACTCTAAACTCCTCTAGTCCAAATCTATCCCCTTCGTCTCCCGGCCCAGGAACAGCACCGCCGCCGCCCCGATCAGGATTGTAA
- a CDS encoding DEAD/DEAH box helicase, with amino-acid sequence MSDNPFYKLAPFIKEFIYRNKWETLREAQVDACRVLLESPDHLLIASGTASGKTEAAFFPALTDLHDRPSTSVGILYIAPLKALINDQFTRLNDLLVEGGIPVWHWHGDVPQAEKMKLMQKPSGVLQITPESLEGLLMNRPNAIPALFGDLRFVVIDEVHAFMGADRGIQVLSLLSRINRMAGCSPRRIGLSATLSDYKTAMNWLAAGTRERVQVSAPQGGRKLRLSVEHFSFPDARDEKQAEQLDLARKAYYDYIYDHTRMKKALVFTNSRTDAETAILEMRRIAAKRQDKDVFHVHHGSISSMLREEAEAALREGPGPAVTAATLTLELGIDLGALERVVQLGAPYSCASFVQRLGRSGRREGAAAEMMFVTPEEEDEEAQLPARMPWTLLRAIAVIELYAREKWVEPLTVRQMPVGLLYHQTMSILKSMGEADPEDLKHAVLTLPSFRSIPEGHYDAFMEHMLSMGQIEQMEEGGLIVGLAGEKIVNNFRFLAVFKDDEEHVVYNGTEEIGSITTVPPPGYCFTLAGKLWKVEEIDNRHKAIYVKSSRGKVDTLWVGGGGEIHTRIMTKIREILNDQTIYPYLAPNAAARLERARRLARESGLLLRSVLPAGGDSLFIMPWAGSRTFRTLERLLKHKLTIPLGLRSVVPMEPYYMVVAGKADADLLESAILDEGNGDLDPYGLLAQGEAPYLGKYDEWIPPDLLRSAFTVDGLDVPGFKEMTKRWMEE; translated from the coding sequence ATGAGCGATAACCCGTTCTACAAGCTGGCCCCATTTATCAAGGAATTCATCTACCGAAATAAATGGGAGACTCTGCGGGAGGCGCAGGTGGATGCCTGCCGGGTGCTGCTGGAATCGCCGGACCACCTGCTGATCGCCTCGGGAACCGCGTCGGGGAAGACGGAGGCGGCTTTTTTTCCTGCCTTGACCGATCTCCATGATCGTCCCTCGACTTCGGTCGGGATTCTGTATATTGCGCCGCTGAAGGCCTTGATCAATGACCAGTTCACCAGATTGAACGATTTGCTAGTGGAGGGCGGAATCCCGGTATGGCATTGGCACGGCGATGTGCCCCAGGCTGAGAAGATGAAGCTGATGCAGAAGCCGTCGGGCGTTCTGCAGATTACGCCTGAATCTTTGGAAGGCCTGCTGATGAACCGGCCGAATGCGATCCCGGCGCTGTTCGGCGACCTGCGCTTCGTCGTAATCGACGAGGTGCATGCCTTCATGGGCGCGGACCGGGGCATCCAGGTACTGAGCCTCTTAAGCCGAATCAACCGGATGGCGGGCTGCTCGCCAAGACGGATCGGGCTGTCGGCGACGCTCAGCGACTACAAGACCGCCATGAATTGGCTTGCCGCGGGCACCCGGGAACGGGTACAAGTCTCGGCTCCCCAGGGGGGCCGGAAGCTGCGGCTCAGCGTTGAGCATTTCTCGTTCCCGGATGCGCGGGATGAGAAGCAGGCGGAACAGCTGGACCTTGCCCGCAAGGCTTATTACGATTACATCTACGACCATACCCGGATGAAAAAAGCGCTCGTCTTCACGAACAGCCGGACTGACGCGGAGACCGCTATCCTGGAGATGCGCCGTATAGCGGCGAAGCGCCAGGATAAGGACGTCTTCCACGTCCATCACGGCAGCATCTCCTCCATGCTGCGGGAGGAGGCCGAGGCGGCTCTTCGCGAAGGCCCGGGTCCGGCCGTCACTGCCGCGACGCTGACGCTGGAGCTCGGCATCGATCTCGGCGCACTGGAGCGCGTCGTCCAGCTCGGAGCGCCCTACAGCTGCGCGAGCTTCGTGCAGCGGCTCGGGCGTTCCGGCCGCCGGGAAGGAGCGGCGGCCGAGATGATGTTCGTCACCCCGGAGGAGGAAGACGAGGAGGCGCAGCTACCCGCGCGCATGCCCTGGACCCTGCTCCGCGCGATCGCCGTCATCGAGCTGTATGCCCGCGAGAAATGGGTGGAGCCGCTTACCGTCCGGCAGATGCCGGTCGGCTTGCTGTACCATCAGACCATGAGCATCCTCAAGAGCATGGGCGAAGCCGATCCGGAGGATTTGAAGCATGCGGTTCTGACGCTTCCGTCATTCCGCTCCATTCCTGAAGGCCATTACGATGCCTTCATGGAGCATATGCTGTCGATGGGCCAAATCGAGCAAATGGAAGAAGGCGGCCTGATTGTCGGGCTGGCTGGCGAGAAGATTGTGAACAATTTCCGGTTTCTGGCTGTCTTCAAGGATGATGAAGAGCATGTCGTCTATAACGGCACTGAAGAAATCGGCTCGATCACGACCGTTCCGCCTCCTGGATACTGCTTCACCCTGGCCGGCAAGCTGTGGAAGGTGGAAGAGATCGACAACCGGCATAAGGCGATTTACGTCAAGTCTTCGCGCGGCAAGGTGGACACGCTCTGGGTCGGTGGGGGCGGGGAGATTCATACCCGCATCATGACCAAGATCCGCGAGATCCTGAACGATCAGACGATCTATCCGTATCTGGCGCCTAATGCGGCTGCCCGTCTCGAAAGAGCCCGCCGGCTGGCGCGGGAGAGCGGCCTGCTGCTGCGTTCCGTGCTCCCGGCAGGGGGAGATTCGCTGTTCATTATGCCTTGGGCGGGAAGCCGGACGTTCCGTACGCTGGAGAGGCTGTTGAAGCATAAATTGACAATACCGCTCGGTCTTCGTTCTGTTGTGCCCATGGAGCCGTATTACATGGTGGTCGCCGGCAAGGCGGATGCCGACTTGCTTGAATCAGCCATTCTGGACGAAGGCAATGGAGACTTGGACCCCTATGGCCTCTTGGCGCAGGGCGAGGCGCCTTATCTCGGCAAATATGACGAGTGGATTCCGCCGGACCTTCTGCGCAGCGCCTTTACGGTAGACGGGCTGGACGTTCCCGGGTTCAAGGAAATGACGAAGCGCTGGATGGAGGAATAG
- a CDS encoding heavy metal translocating P-type ATPase, which translates to MGQVMLGNEKAEGKPLRSLWEQHGGLLIAGICLLCIGIAWYMGRSGQTGGELVFFILAYAIGGYRKAWEGLETLVKEKDLDVDLLMVVAALGAAGIGYWLDGAILIFIFCLSGALEDYTMEKTNQDIASILKYRPDEAVLLKDGGEQRVKASALQKGDIVLVRPGERIPCDGHILEGHSAVDQSSITGESIPADLGAGDPVYAGTINGQGALRIETDRGAEDTLLARIIHLVQEAKNEMPPSQLFVERFEGIYAKIVVAVALLLMVLPPLLLGWSWETTVYRAMIFLVVASPCALVSSIMPAILSGISNAARKGVLFKGGVHLEQMAEVDVVAFDKTGTLTEGKPRVTDVVPAEGMSKEELLVLAASLEHLSEHPIARSIVKYAQDSGLSLVPAEDMQAILGLGISGRVGGRSCRIGRMELLESAGERFSPDIVNMAGRLEAEGKTVIFVEADQAPAGLLAVQDVLRPGVRAAVKKLKDMNKHVVMLTGDAQATAEAIGREAGVDEVHAGLMPDGKLVLIRELTKRHGKVAMVGDGVNDAPAMAASAVGIAMGAAGTDVALETANVVLMTDDISKIPYALSLGKRARRVIRQNITFALAVIAILVISNFGGGINLPYGVVGHEGSTLAVILSGLRLLR; encoded by the coding sequence ATGGGACAAGTCATGTTGGGAAATGAGAAAGCGGAAGGAAAACCGCTCAGGTCGCTATGGGAGCAGCATGGCGGCTTGTTGATCGCGGGTATCTGTCTCTTGTGTATCGGGATCGCCTGGTACATGGGCAGAAGCGGGCAGACTGGCGGGGAGCTTGTGTTCTTCATTCTGGCGTATGCGATCGGCGGCTACCGCAAGGCATGGGAAGGACTTGAGACGCTTGTCAAGGAAAAGGATCTCGATGTCGACCTGCTTATGGTCGTTGCGGCGCTCGGCGCTGCAGGAATCGGCTATTGGCTGGACGGTGCGATTCTGATCTTCATCTTTTGCCTTAGCGGTGCGCTGGAAGATTACACGATGGAGAAGACCAATCAGGATATCGCGTCGATACTGAAATACCGTCCGGATGAAGCGGTGCTCCTGAAAGACGGCGGTGAACAGCGGGTGAAGGCATCTGCTCTGCAAAAGGGAGATATCGTGCTCGTCCGTCCGGGCGAACGCATCCCCTGTGACGGGCATATTCTGGAGGGGCATTCGGCTGTCGATCAATCTTCCATTACAGGCGAATCGATACCGGCCGATCTCGGAGCGGGAGATCCCGTCTACGCCGGAACCATCAACGGACAGGGAGCGCTTCGCATTGAAACGGACCGAGGAGCGGAGGATACGCTGTTGGCCCGCATCATCCACCTCGTGCAGGAAGCCAAGAATGAGATGCCCCCGAGCCAGCTGTTCGTCGAACGGTTTGAGGGCATCTATGCAAAGATTGTGGTTGCCGTCGCCCTGCTGCTGATGGTGCTGCCGCCTCTTCTGCTGGGATGGTCCTGGGAGACTACTGTATACAGAGCGATGATCTTTCTGGTCGTGGCATCTCCTTGCGCGCTCGTCTCCTCCATCATGCCTGCCATTCTGTCCGGCATTTCGAATGCCGCCCGCAAAGGAGTGCTATTCAAGGGCGGTGTTCATCTGGAACAGATGGCAGAGGTGGATGTTGTGGCTTTCGACAAGACGGGCACGCTGACGGAAGGCAAACCCAGGGTGACCGATGTCGTTCCCGCTGAAGGGATGAGTAAAGAGGAACTGCTGGTTCTGGCTGCCTCCCTGGAGCATTTGTCGGAGCATCCCATTGCACGGTCGATTGTGAAATATGCCCAGGACTCGGGGCTATCGCTAGTACCGGCCGAAGACATGCAGGCGATACTAGGACTCGGGATTAGCGGCAGAGTGGGAGGCCGAAGCTGCCGGATCGGCAGAATGGAGCTCCTGGAGAGCGCCGGAGAGCGCTTCAGTCCAGACATCGTGAACATGGCCGGGCGGCTTGAGGCTGAGGGAAAGACCGTCATTTTCGTCGAAGCGGATCAAGCCCCTGCCGGGCTTCTGGCGGTTCAGGATGTGCTCCGGCCTGGCGTCCGCGCCGCTGTGAAGAAGCTTAAGGACATGAACAAGCATGTCGTTATGCTTACCGGAGATGCGCAGGCGACCGCCGAGGCGATCGGACGTGAAGCCGGAGTGGACGAAGTGCATGCCGGCCTTATGCCGGACGGTAAGCTTGTGCTGATCCGGGAGCTGACCAAGAGACATGGCAAAGTCGCGATGGTCGGCGACGGTGTCAATGACGCTCCCGCAATGGCGGCTTCGGCAGTCGGCATTGCAATGGGGGCGGCGGGAACGGATGTCGCGCTTGAAACGGCGAATGTTGTGCTGATGACAGATGATATTTCGAAAATCCCTTATGCGCTGTCACTCGGCAAGAGAGCACGCCGGGTCATTCGCCAGAACATTACTTTTGCGCTGGCGGTGATCGCCATTCTGGTCATATCCAACTTCGGTG
- a CDS encoding TerB N-terminal domain-containing protein has product MSDNGKTRFTELIWEGEEQNIAIPSREEAQLEEARRSREEAGRNEHTAHERTPAARPPEQLVLWEAELPRDGGQRTSAGRTAGREMAVPPAGQGGAGNAVRRGSASGASGGGRQGRRADFIEQRSSFRPDEGRKVQPEAPAASRPATTESLFVERAKELVSYTETAAEFINFKSYWPTYGHMTAAQSKWYFYWRNEVRHGRYPETDLSYIFLHVYELINGVGWETPQDGYEQLGALWEAYRSSFKRLDHYLGGWIADFAFVHKLDISLRDIVMRAKGLGGDLAELELVRCLGSSPEQLTLPALALMSDYDVTKSKFFTGTGQEALERYFPLVVALVDGYALRKHGQKLLDMYPPSPPVVRERYLFRSAVYDISLYGYSVLVPVARISKSPPLRSLITRLLRLTENKLRALMDYRGRLKGISIDKEIEELVEKFLEREFRKAEKEARSAEIVIDRERLHQLRSDSDVVRQLLTIDEQNEPGQETFDSTEIEETNEATAETIETTTEASAPAEPIEPTIGMSPIAMAQMEEETEQALDELTEKSEHAGPAAPETPSSSTSTAPASQWENLADALTSFQREALLVLAGPEGIEGLYKLAEARGELPDLLIDEINETAMDVLGDLLIDGDQFSPEYILVLPYLKR; this is encoded by the coding sequence ATGAGCGATAACGGCAAGACGCGTTTCACTGAGCTCATCTGGGAAGGTGAAGAACAGAATATAGCGATTCCGTCTCGCGAAGAGGCACAGCTTGAGGAAGCCAGAAGATCGCGCGAAGAGGCCGGGCGGAACGAGCATACCGCGCATGAGCGGACACCGGCTGCCCGCCCTCCGGAGCAGCTGGTCCTCTGGGAAGCTGAGCTGCCAAGGGACGGCGGCCAGCGAACCAGCGCGGGCAGAACGGCCGGACGCGAAATGGCTGTGCCGCCGGCTGGTCAGGGAGGAGCCGGAAACGCAGTACGCAGAGGCTCTGCCTCCGGCGCAAGCGGGGGCGGAAGACAAGGTCGCCGGGCAGACTTCATAGAACAGCGATCTTCATTCCGCCCGGATGAAGGTCGTAAGGTGCAGCCGGAAGCGCCGGCGGCTTCCCGTCCGGCGACAACCGAGAGCCTCTTTGTGGAGAGAGCCAAGGAACTGGTGAGTTATACGGAGACTGCTGCCGAATTCATTAATTTCAAGAGCTATTGGCCGACTTATGGCCATATGACGGCAGCTCAGAGCAAATGGTATTTTTATTGGCGGAATGAAGTTAGACATGGACGATATCCGGAGACGGATTTATCGTATATTTTTCTCCATGTATATGAGCTGATTAACGGCGTAGGATGGGAGACGCCTCAGGACGGATATGAACAGCTGGGCGCCCTGTGGGAAGCTTACCGAAGCTCGTTCAAAAGGCTGGATCATTATTTGGGCGGTTGGATCGCTGATTTCGCGTTTGTCCACAAGCTGGACATCTCGCTGCGGGATATTGTGATGCGGGCCAAGGGATTGGGTGGCGATCTGGCTGAGCTGGAGCTTGTCCGCTGCCTGGGTTCTTCGCCGGAGCAGCTGACGCTGCCTGCCCTGGCGCTGATGTCGGACTATGATGTAACGAAATCCAAATTCTTTACCGGCACTGGTCAGGAAGCGCTAGAGCGTTATTTTCCCCTTGTTGTTGCGCTGGTTGACGGCTATGCCCTCCGGAAGCATGGACAGAAGCTGCTTGACATGTATCCGCCCAGCCCGCCTGTCGTGCGCGAACGCTATTTGTTCCGAAGCGCGGTCTATGACATTTCACTGTACGGATATTCGGTGCTTGTGCCGGTTGCGCGGATCAGCAAATCCCCGCCGCTGCGCAGCCTGATTACGCGTCTTCTCCGCCTGACGGAGAACAAGCTGCGGGCGCTGATGGATTACCGGGGGCGGCTGAAAGGGATCAGCATCGACAAGGAAATTGAGGAACTGGTGGAGAAGTTTCTGGAGAGAGAGTTCCGGAAGGCGGAGAAGGAAGCCAGATCTGCGGAAATTGTGATCGACAGGGAGAGACTGCACCAGCTTCGTTCCGACTCGGACGTTGTCCGGCAGCTGCTGACAATTGATGAACAAAATGAGCCGGGACAAGAGACGTTCGATTCTACGGAAATTGAAGAGACAAACGAAGCTACAGCAGAAACAATTGAAACGACAACCGAAGCGTCAGCACCAGCAGAACCAATTGAACCAACAATCGGAATGAGCCCGATCGCTATGGCGCAGATGGAGGAAGAGACGGAACAAGCTCTGGATGAGCTTACCGAGAAATCGGAACATGCAGGACCTGCCGCTCCGGAAACACCGTCCTCGTCCACCTCAACAGCTCCTGCCAGCCAATGGGAGAACTTAGCCGATGCCCTGACTTCGTTTCAGCGGGAGGCGCTGCTTGTTCTGGCCGGACCGGAAGGTATCGAGGGGCTGTACAAGCTGGCGGAAGCACGCGGCGAGCTGCCTGATCTGCTCATTGACGAAATTAACGAGACGGCGATGGATGTGCTGGGCGATCTGCTGATCGATGGCGATCAATTCTCGCCGGAATATATACTTGTGCTGCCATATTTGAAGAGGTGA
- a CDS encoding ATP-binding protein yields the protein MNEWKIPKRMTTALINSLTAGVVPRIGLEHVAVGRRAEIEAILRELNNIAEGGAGFKLITGRYGSGKSFLLQTIRNYAMDRGFAVADADLSPERRLVGTKGQGLATYRELLSHLSTRTRPDGGALETILQKWISGLQQKLMREQGMDPGQPEMISEVEKEIFAVTSEMRSLVHGFDFAKVLASYWNGHKLGNEDLKQDALRWLRGEFATRTESRNALGVGVIIDDDNWYDYMKLWAEFTAAIGYKGLLLFIDEGVNLYKITNSVSRQSNYEKLLTMFNDTMQGKAEHLGIFIGGTPQFVEDHRRGLFSYEALRSRLAAGRYGNAASNNFSGPIIPLEMLSSEEILVLLQKLRDIHAMHYEYTPQLTDDQLLHFMQEASSRLGADELLTPRELVRDFMDLLHTLQGSPGTTFESLVGERKQAEGGEQSGSSVDDLLAEFEL from the coding sequence ATGAATGAATGGAAAATACCGAAGAGAATGACCACCGCGCTTATCAACTCGCTGACGGCCGGTGTAGTGCCCCGAATCGGACTGGAGCATGTCGCGGTCGGACGGCGCGCGGAGATCGAAGCGATCTTAAGGGAACTGAACAATATCGCCGAGGGCGGAGCCGGATTCAAGCTGATTACAGGCCGATACGGCAGCGGCAAGAGCTTCCTGCTCCAGACGATCCGCAACTATGCGATGGATCGGGGATTTGCGGTCGCCGATGCTGATTTGTCGCCTGAACGCAGGCTGGTTGGGACCAAAGGCCAGGGGCTGGCTACTTATCGGGAGCTGCTCAGCCACTTGTCAACGCGAACCCGGCCGGACGGCGGAGCGCTGGAGACGATCTTGCAGAAATGGATATCGGGGCTTCAACAGAAGCTGATGCGCGAGCAGGGGATGGACCCGGGGCAGCCTGAGATGATCTCCGAGGTCGAGAAGGAAATCTTCGCCGTAACCTCGGAAATGAGAAGCCTGGTTCACGGTTTTGACTTCGCCAAGGTACTCGCCTCATACTGGAACGGCCATAAGCTGGGGAACGAGGATCTCAAGCAGGACGCCCTCCGCTGGCTGCGCGGCGAGTTCGCGACCCGTACGGAATCCCGGAATGCGCTGGGCGTGGGCGTCATTATCGATGACGACAACTGGTACGATTATATGAAGCTGTGGGCGGAATTTACCGCCGCCATCGGCTACAAGGGCTTGCTGCTGTTCATTGACGAAGGCGTTAATCTGTACAAAATTACCAACAGTGTGTCGAGGCAAAGCAATTATGAGAAGCTGCTCACCATGTTCAACGATACGATGCAGGGCAAGGCGGAGCATCTGGGCATCTTCATCGGCGGAACGCCGCAGTTCGTCGAGGACCACCGCAGAGGTCTCTTTAGCTATGAAGCACTGCGGTCCCGTCTAGCGGCAGGACGCTACGGGAACGCTGCGTCGAATAATTTCTCCGGACCGATCATTCCGCTGGAGATGCTGTCGTCCGAAGAGATTCTCGTCCTCCTTCAGAAGCTGCGGGATATTCACGCCATGCACTATGAGTATACGCCGCAGCTGACGGACGATCAGCTTCTTCACTTCATGCAGGAGGCTTCCTCGCGCCTTGGAGCGGACGAGCTGTTGACCCCCCGGGAGCTGGTCCGGGACTTTATGGATCTGCTGCATACGCTGCAAGGGAGTCCCGGGACAACGTTCGAAAGCCTTGTAGGTGAGCGGAAGCAGGCCGAAGGCGGGGAACAATCCGGGTCTTCTGTAGACGATCTGCTGGCGGAGTTCGAGCTATGA
- the mnmH gene encoding tRNA 2-selenouridine(34) synthase MnmH, translating to MFQDISLEELRALQEKKQITVIDVRSPSEFNNSTLPFSINIPLFDDAERAEVGTLYTQTSVQAAKERGLQIVSAKLPAFIHRFGEIPGSKAVFCWRGGMRSRTTATVLSLMDIHVYRLQGGYKAYRKWVTDSLESYEFRPHSYFVHGNTGTGKTNLLKRLEEKRYPVIDLEGMAGHRGSIFGHVGLSANNQKTFDSLLLEKLLTLESSPYMLFEAESMRIGKVVMPSFMGLQKETGTQLWIEMPIEARVKQIIEDYRPQEHQEELLTAFRRIKSRIHVPVAAEIDRSLTSGDFHQAILLLLEYYYDPKYGFTSEQYGASERVAFTVRNLDEAEAAVTSFLHERHPEIGEY from the coding sequence GTGTTTCAGGACATTTCGCTCGAAGAGCTTCGGGCGCTTCAGGAGAAGAAGCAGATCACCGTTATCGATGTGCGTTCTCCATCCGAATTCAACAATTCGACGCTTCCCTTCAGTATTAACATACCTCTATTCGATGATGCGGAACGGGCGGAGGTAGGGACACTCTATACGCAGACCAGCGTTCAGGCAGCGAAGGAAAGAGGGCTTCAGATCGTCTCCGCCAAGCTTCCTGCCTTCATTCACCGTTTCGGAGAAATTCCGGGCAGCAAAGCCGTGTTCTGCTGGAGAGGCGGCATGCGCAGCCGTACGACCGCCACTGTGCTGTCCCTTATGGATATTCACGTTTACCGCCTTCAGGGCGGCTATAAGGCTTACCGGAAATGGGTAACCGACTCGCTGGAGTCTTACGAGTTCAGACCGCATTCCTACTTTGTTCACGGCAATACCGGCACCGGAAAAACAAACCTGCTGAAACGCCTCGAGGAGAAACGTTACCCGGTAATCGATCTCGAAGGCATGGCCGGACATCGCGGTTCGATCTTCGGGCATGTCGGACTGTCGGCCAACAACCAGAAGACTTTTGACAGCCTGTTGCTCGAGAAGCTGCTGACACTGGAATCATCACCGTACATGCTCTTTGAAGCGGAGAGTATGCGAATTGGCAAGGTTGTAATGCCGTCATTTATGGGTTTGCAAAAAGAAACCGGGACCCAGCTCTGGATCGAAATGCCGATCGAGGCCAGGGTTAAGCAAATCATAGAAGATTACCGGCCGCAGGAGCATCAGGAAGAGCTGCTGACCGCATTCCGGCGGATCAAATCTCGGATACACGTGCCGGTCGCGGCGGAAATCGACCGAAGCCTGACCTCGGGCGATTTCCACCAGGCCATTCTGCTGCTGCTGGAGTATTATTACGATCCAAAGTATGGTTTTACCTCCGAGCAGTACGGCGCTTCTGAGAGAGTCGCGTTCACAGTCCGGAATCTGGATGAAGCAGAAGCGGCGGTGACTTCGTTTCTTCATGAACGGCATCCGGAAATCGGAGAGTATTGA
- the selD gene encoding selenide, water dikinase SelD yields the protein MSQADSIKLTALSSKGGCGCKIGPADLMQVIRTLPKPVPNPNLLVGLDTSDDAGVYKLTDDLALVQTVDFFTPIVDDPYSFGQIAAANALSDIYAMGGKPLTVLNIVAFPISTLDKSILADILRGAADKVSEAGATLVGGHSIDDKEPKFGLAVTGLVHPDKVRTNASARPGDKLILTKPIGVGILTTSIKKDQLSPEETARLTAVMSTLNKTAADVMDSYDVHACTDVTGFGLLGHASEMAKGSGFGLIIRKDDVPVLPRVRELAEQGFVPGGTRNNFAHLEGSVVFPDSLDQIGRYILCDAVTSGGLLISIGADESRQLLDDLLAAGVEAAEIGEVTDEHPGIITVI from the coding sequence ATGTCTCAAGCCGATTCCATTAAACTGACGGCGCTGTCCAGCAAGGGCGGCTGCGGCTGCAAAATCGGGCCCGCCGATTTGATGCAGGTGATCCGAACACTCCCGAAGCCGGTGCCGAATCCGAACCTGCTTGTCGGTCTCGACACCAGCGATGACGCAGGTGTATACAAGCTGACGGATGACCTTGCCCTTGTGCAGACAGTCGATTTCTTCACGCCGATCGTGGATGATCCGTATTCCTTCGGACAGATCGCCGCAGCCAACGCGCTGAGCGATATTTACGCCATGGGAGGGAAGCCGCTTACCGTTCTTAATATCGTGGCCTTTCCGATCTCCACCCTGGACAAAAGCATTCTGGCCGATATCCTCCGCGGTGCCGCGGATAAAGTAAGCGAAGCGGGTGCAACGCTGGTCGGCGGTCATTCCATCGATGATAAAGAGCCGAAATTCGGTCTTGCCGTTACAGGTCTTGTGCATCCCGATAAGGTTCGGACCAATGCCTCCGCCCGCCCGGGGGACAAGCTTATTCTGACCAAGCCGATCGGCGTCGGCATTCTGACGACCTCCATCAAGAAAGACCAGCTATCGCCTGAGGAGACAGCCCGATTGACCGCCGTAATGTCCACGCTGAACAAAACGGCTGCCGATGTGATGGACTCCTATGACGTGCATGCCTGCACGGATGTAACGGGCTTCGGTCTGCTTGGACATGCCTCCGAAATGGCAAAAGGAAGCGGGTTCGGACTCATAATCCGCAAGGATGACGTACCTGTGCTGCCAAGAGTCCGCGAGCTAGCGGAGCAGGGCTTTGTTCCGGGCGGCACGCGCAACAATTTTGCCCATCTGGAGGGTTCGGTTGTGTTCCCGGATTCGCTCGATCAAATCGGCCGCTACATACTCTGTGACGCGGTTACCTCTGGCGGACTCCTGATCTCCATCGGAGCTGACGAGAGCAGACAGCTTCTCGACGATCTGCTGGCGGCAGGTGTAGAAGCGGCGGAGATCGGTGAAGTGACGGACGAGCATCCGGGCATCATTACGGTCATCTAG
- a CDS encoding endonuclease/exonuclease/phosphatase family protein, which translates to MKIMTLNTHAWMEEDQLAKIAALADFINKSEFDVIALQEVNQSKDGAILSNEKLTGFVPAEEETVIREDNYAYVLLQQLRLPYHWTWIPVHQGFQKFDEGLAILTRAPILDVFEMYVSRITDYENYRTRKIVGVKTEAGGEEHWWVCGHFGWWQDEEPFKGQWDCVQDKLDTLKELPVYIMGDFNNVAEIRGEGYDYVVERGWTDLYESAAERDEGATVTKAIKGWDDNESKLRIDYIFANRPLQAKSCLVVMNGKRGEVVSDHFGVAAEV; encoded by the coding sequence ATGAAAATCATGACATTGAACACCCATGCCTGGATGGAAGAGGATCAGCTCGCAAAGATTGCGGCTCTGGCTGATTTTATCAATAAATCGGAATTTGATGTGATCGCCCTGCAGGAGGTGAACCAGTCCAAGGATGGAGCGATTCTCTCGAATGAGAAGCTGACAGGATTTGTTCCAGCAGAGGAAGAGACCGTTATCCGGGAAGACAACTATGCGTACGTTCTGCTGCAGCAGCTAAGGCTGCCATATCACTGGACCTGGATACCGGTTCATCAAGGTTTTCAAAAATTCGATGAAGGTCTTGCCATCCTGACCCGCGCTCCTATCCTAGATGTCTTTGAAATGTATGTCTCCCGGATTACCGATTATGAGAATTATCGCACCCGGAAAATCGTCGGGGTCAAGACGGAAGCGGGCGGGGAAGAGCATTGGTGGGTATGCGGCCATTTCGGCTGGTGGCAGGATGAGGAGCCTTTCAAGGGCCAATGGGATTGCGTGCAGGACAAGCTCGATACGCTGAAGGAATTGCCGGTATACATAATGGGGGATTTTAACAATGTGGCAGAGATTCGGGGAGAAGGCTATGACTATGTAGTGGAACGGGGCTGGACCGATCTCTATGAATCCGCTGCCGAACGCGACGAAGGCGCAACGGTGACTAAAGCAATCAAGGGCTGGGATGATAACGAGAGCAAGCTGCGCATCGACTATATTTTTGCCAACCGCCCGCTTCAGGCTAAATCCTGTCTGGTTGTCATGAACGGGAAAAGAGGCGAGGTCGTATCCGACCATTTCGGAGTTGCCGCCGAGGTATAG